AAACTTCATTTGCCTACATGGCCATGCAATCATTCCACGTTAACCAGTAAGGTTTCACATTATCCTATGTCCTCGTCCTGTCCCCGTCCCGCAAACTCGGTCCCCTGATTCGCAGTGCTTAATCTCGCACAGAGACTAAGTAAAACCACCGTCTCCGTGGCGGCGTAGAAGTTTAACGCATCAAGTAATATCTGCAGATGTCTACTAAAGTTATTCTCCCACTTCTTTATAATCTCGGACAAATTATTCACGCGTGACTCGGGATCCGTCGGTGCGGAGGAAGAATCCGGCTGCGGGCGGGATGCAGCCTTTGTTGCCTGGAAGCGGTTCCACTGGTCAACAGTCATAGTCTTGGGCTTCGTGGTGCAGGACAGATCGGGGTCAGATTTTTCAAGCTCCTGCGTCAGCCACTTTGTGTAGGCGGCGAAGATGGTGCATGTTTGCATGAGTTTGGAATGGATCTGAACACCTGTTAGAGAGAAGTGATGGGAAGAAAGGAGGGACAGGGGGGAACAAGGAGAAAGGGGGTTGACTACCCTCAGGAGTTTGCTGTTGGTGAGCATGCACTCCTTCAGACATGTATCCAGAAAGTCGACATGGTCCTGCATCAATTCGTCGACGGTGCGGGTCGGTGCAGACGGTTTCGTCGGGTCACCGTCCTTGGCGCTCAGTCGCGACATGAACTTTGTCCAGTTGGGTTCAATGACTTCGGCGGTGCAAAAGTACAACAATTGCTGGACAAAGACGAGCATTCTAGCCCTGAGAGTCCATGCGCGACGCTTCCATAATTCAAGGGCGCGGTTCTGACCCTTGTGAGCCCAGCTTACGCCGCGTGTTTGCGTCTGCCAGGTTGTGGAGAGTTGTGATTCTAGGTATCGAAGGGACAGGAGATATCGAAATAGCGATTGATATCGCCAAATTGTCCTCCTGCTAATGACGAGGGACACGGGGAATGGGACAGAGTAGTCGATTTGGAGAGATGTAAATCCAGTGGCATTTTTGTCCTTTTCAATATGTTGGTTGGCAACAGGTTGGAGCGGTTCGCCCTGCTCAATACCCCTGATGTTGACAACACGTTGTAGTGATTTGATGAGCGTGACGTCGTTCATTTCGACCTTGACGTCTTCCTTGAACGGATCCAAGGACACGATGCTGCCCGGTTGGCGGAGCACCAGATCCAGCAGGGACTGCAATTTACTCGTATTGACATTTTTGACTGGTTTACGCAGTTCGGACGAGCCGAGTTCGAGAAAGTAGGAGAAGTAGTCGGACGGATCGAGGAAGAAGTAGTGCTTTAATGATTGTAGTCGGGCAGGTAGAGCGTGCGTTGTAAGCAGAAGTTGCATCAGCGACTTGTTGGCGTGGGCGTATGCGTTATTGACATTTTCCAGGAAACGAGGGTCGTCAAATGTCGTTGGCACATCGGTGACAACCTTGCTTGCGGCGGCGCCTCCGCACTCACGCACGACATTCAGATATTTTCCCGCCAGTAGAACCTTGTCTTTGACGCCTTGGAGTTGCGGCGGGATGTCCTTTTCGCGGATGGTATATCGTCTGTCCCAGTATTCATCCGTGTAATCTTCATACAACCTCTCCCGATTAATGCTCTTTCGTTCTTCGATGACGAACTCAGAGTGTGGATCGTAGATGCTTCCATGATGTAGCCACTCATTGAGCATGACCATATATGGACGACTGGCATCTCGTAGCAGCGATGTGAGCAGAGCTCTGGCTGCCGGGTCCCCAGACATCCTTTCGAGCCGCATTGTTATCAAACCCAGAACGACACCGCCTTTACAAATTTTCTTGCTGGTCATGTTTCCTGGTATCAGCTCCCCTCCTTCCCTCAAGCGCTCAATCATTGCATCGTCGTTTTCaatctcgtcatcttcatcttcagtCTCATCGTCCACTATACCATTCTTCTTTAGCAATTCATGAGCCAGCAAATACAGCTGATGCATCATCTGACACGTTGGCATCGTATGAATATTCAGCACATGAACCGTGAATGATTCGCTTGTGAGGAATTGTGTCTCTAGTTGTGCAATCATAATAAGATAGTCCTGCAAGAACTTCCGTATCGATGCGCATAGCGCATGGTTCACGGCGCCGAACTCGACTCGACTCTGAACATCAACGAATGCCTCCAGAGCCGAGTAATACGTCGCCATTTTGAGCATAGTGCGAGTTAGGTCCGCCAGACTTGGATCCAGTCCGGGTGATATCTTGAAGCCTGGTCCAGTGAGACGATCTCGCTCTTCGGTCGGGTCGTATCCCTTCGCAAAGCGAATGTATTGCCCCTCGTAGCCCATAAACACAAACAGCAAATCTTCCACGATAGCTGCCTCTTGTATCTCTAGCGTCAGCTCATTCAAAGATTTCGGCTGTGGTGCCTGTGGAACTGTTGAGGCAGCCGGGGGGATCGATATTCGCGAAGCCAACGGGGCAGAAGTATGCGGTAACAAAGTCGCTTCTGGATCCCAAGGAGCTGTTCGCCAGGTTAGCATTTCCTCTTTTCCATACACGCAGGCTCTGTAGACAGCAAGAGTCATACCTTGTGAAGCATCTGACTGAGAATCCCTGGGCCGAAACTCAGTAGACTTCTGCTTCCTCACCTCCCCTTCCCTTCTCTCGCCAGTGGCACTTCGTCTATGCTGCTTCTCTGGACTAGGATTTCGTTTTAAAATCCTATCCACATGCGCCTCAAAAGTCCTTTCCGTAACCCGTCGCTCTTCGTATCTCCGCTCTTGTGTAGATATTGATCTGTTCACGGGCCTTGGATTCCCCGACGCGGTCCTCTTATGAGCCATGCCAGGATACTGCGCCTCGGGGTGAGAAGCTTCGGGTGCCCTCGGATCTGGTCGTTCGCTCCTGAAGCTTCCGTTTGGCATGGAACTGCGCATGCGATCGTCTGCATAGCTGTTGGCGCGGCTAGCGGCTCTTGCTGTCCCGgatgccatgttggcgggCTACATCTGAGGCCACGCGGTTACCAGGTCACGGGTATCATATACAATTCAGTTTGGTTCTTTCTAGTcgtatttttcttttctttctgtACTTTTTATTTGGCCCGTAATACTTGGCGGTGATGCTTATGCTTTCGCAATTGAATTGGAGGATGGGTGATCCAATAGCCCGGTATGTGCGAAAGTGAGGTTTCGTAATGCCTTGTCGTCTAATTGATCATGAAGGGAGATTTCCTACTTTCTCCTGCCCGTTTTGATACAAGCCACCCAACTGCAGTCCACTTGTTGCTACAGCGTGGGGTTCAACCGCGACGACGCACGCGTCGTTCGGGTTATCCGGATTAACTCCGGCTCCGGCGACCGACAACGACAGGTGTGACGCCAACTGGTGCCTGTGTGGACGGACCGGCAAGCTGTACAAGCTGCGTAGGCCCAGTGCTTGCCTAGTGCTCGCGGTCAAGTGCTGTGCAGACCAACCGCCCTCGGGGTACTACGTTGAACGAGCTACTCTATCCAACACCTGAGCTCAGTGCAGCTTCccagccatcgccaacctcACTCCACGGCAGCTATTCGATTGCGCCGTACTCATCCACACCCCTAACAAACAATTTGTGCGCCGGGTCCAAGTTggcgcctgcgcctgcgtCTGCGTCCGTATCCTTTTCGCCTCCTCGCCTCAATCCCCAATACCCCGACCAACACCAGGCTTCATAGCCCAATTTACAACCACAAACCGCCAAGATGTTCATGGCAAGATCAGAATACGGTAAGCTCCCGTGCCAACACCACCTCTCTTCCCCATAAATGCAATCACCTTGCTAAGAACGAAAAAAAATCTCCCTCGCTTCAGATCGGGGCATCAACACCTTCTCCCCAGAAGGCCGCCTCTTCCAAGTCGAATACTCTCTCGAAGCCATCAAGCTAGGCTCTACGGCCATCGGCGTAGCCACCTCAGAAGGTGTCATCCTCGGTGTCGAGAAGAGGGTGACCTCGACGCTCCTCGAAACCTCATCCGTCGAGAAGATTGTGGAGATTGACCGCCACATCGGCTGCGCCATGTCCGGACTGCAGGCCGATGCTCGCTCCATGGTCGAGCACGCCCGAGTCGAATGCCAGAGCCACGCCTTCAACTACAACGAGCCCCTGGGCGTTGAGAGCTGCACGCAGGCCATTTGCGATCTTGCCTTGCGATTCGGTGAGGGTGCTGATGGAGAGGAAACCATCATGAGCAGGCCCTTTGGTGTAGCTCTGCTGATTGCTGGTTTTGATGAGCAAGGGCCTCAGTTGTTCCACGCCGAGCCAAGCGGAACGTTCTATCGCTATGATGCCAAGGCTATTGGCTCGGGGTCAGAGGGTGCTCAAGCAGAACTACAGAATGAATACCACAAGGTGAGGGTGCCCGGATGAGTGCTTCCTGCCCTTTTGCATGGGGGCACATTTGACACGTGCTAATCAAGAAAATCAGTCCCTCACAATCACAGATGCCGAAACCTTGGTCCTAAAGACATTGAAGCAAGTTATGGAGGAAAAACTAGATGCCAAGAACGTTCAGTTGGCCAGTGTTACCAAGGAAAAGGGCTTTAGAATATATACCGATGAGGAGATGGCGGCCGTTGTAGAGAGGCTCCCTGCCAACTAACCGGGTTCATTGGGCCACTACAATTGCAATTGAACCTTGACAAATAGAGTAAAGAATTGGGCCTACACAACGGCCCTGTCTATAAAATATGAGGGAATCGAGTAGGGAGTGCGCTAGTTCACGTTATGTATCATTAATGTAATGTTTTGCCTAGTGGTGGCGCCAGATACGATTACATCCTTCAACGCACTCTTGCTCCCATCCCCTGTCCATTCTCCAGTGATGCAAAGCCATCACCCCAGATTATAAATACTGAGTATCCCCGGATGAAACGCCATTCCATGCCTCATACCTGTACAGTTCACGGTCTAAGTCCCGATACCACAACACCGCCAAAGGATCAAACATGATACAGAAATTTGATTCTTTCGATAAAAAGAGTTACCGGTCCTCCCTAAGATCTAGCACCTCCAAGTCTGTTTCTACCCCGAGCAAGCCTAAAGCTAGATTGGTCTGTTCAGACCGATGGAGGACTAGTCTTGTTTCCGTGGTGTTCTGCAGATCTTGAATCCTCTGGTCTAGTTTTCGAGGGTTCATCCACACAGACGTGGGCACTTCTTCCAGATGCTGTGGCCTTTTATACTCCGGTCCATGGCCCAGCTGTGCGACCTTAATCCAGGCCGACTCACATCCAATGGCAATCTTTCTAGCCGTTTGCCATCCAGTCAGTCGAGTAATATCGAATACACGCTGAATTACCCAACAGCGTTGATTGTTATCTTGGAGCTGTGAACAATGTTAGAAAGTGTGGAAGTGTGGAAGTGCAAGCTTGCCTGGCCTTTGCATACCTGTACTGCTGCCACAAACAGGCAGAAGCTGCTCTCAATTAGAGCAGCTGCAAGCGTAGTACTAATATCTTTCTTTGTAGAACAGTTGTCTGTGAGCCCGGCTGCGATACGTCCAATTTGTATCGCATAACCGGCAGTAGAAGGCGCCGCCATTCCTGCAGCCTGCATTGCCGCTGGCGGCATGTTGGGCCGACTCCGGTATAAGTGAATAAGACCCATATAGTAATTCATCCAAATGCCGGCAACAGAATAGGTGCGGTACTGGAGTGCTGTACCAAATGGTGTGTCTTTGTGATCGGCATATTCACTATTTAAAGGCTTAAAACGAGCGTCAAGACGATTCTCAAAAGTCTCGAACGCTTGGCGAATACTCTCCCATTCCTGCTCAGCCAGCTCGTTGCTTTCAGGTGTTGCCGTGTCGCCTGGAGAATCCGACTCATCTGAATAACATGATTGTGCAGAAAAGCCTATTGGGGCATGGAACTTTCCTAGAGTAGGCACAATTCCGGGAAACTGGGATGGAGACGATCCTCCCCTAAAGGATCCACCACCTTTTGCTCGGAAtgcctttctttttctcgacAAGTCTTTTGATGTAAAGCTCGCCAGACGACCAAGGAGTAGAATGAGATGATCATAAGTCCCAAAACTATATTTGAAATTCATTAGAGAGATGAGACAACATGAGGGTCAAAAGAGGGAAGGGGCCGTCTTACATGGAGTTGATGCTAGACAAGGGAGCCCGTGGGGGGCATTGCGTCCAATGTTCATACTCCATACTGCGTATCAAGTCAACCTACAAGCCTCCCGGTCTCGATATCGGGAAGTCAATCTTACAATAGTTTAGTCCCACCAAGCATGCTTTGATAAACATCCATTTTCGCATACCACCAGAAGAGGTCTCGAAGCATGTCGTAAGTCTCTATGTCTTTATCGGTGGTCCATAGGCATTCCTCGTCCAGGAGCTGACCTTCTTGGAGCCCATAATCCTCGGCTGTGACATGATGGCCCGTAATTGTGCTTAGGAGCCCGTAATCAAGATCAGCGGGATCTCTTCGCGGTCCGATGGAAGGCGGCGCTGAGAGTGGACTTGGGAAGTGCCTCATCCGCTTGACTGGAAGACAAATGCGGGACATTTGTCTAAGGGGTATTTGTCGAAATAAAAGCCTTCCGCCAAGGAGATGATTACACCACTTGGTGTGATCCGATGACCAGACCTCAAAGTAGGCCAACAGCAATGTGGTTGCCACGGTAGTCGGCTTTGTATTTCTCTGCAGGCTGCTTACGTTCCTCGCATTTCGACGAAGAGAGATATGGTAATGCCTTAACGCGGCTGTGGCCGGAGTATTTTGGAGATTTGCAATCTGTAAACTTGCAATTGCCATAATGGCGTGGAAGAGACCAGGATGATGGAAGGACAGCAAAGGGAACGTATCTGAGAAAGTATCAGAGGCGCTGTGACGACGGCATCTTCTGCTTCTACACAAATGGTTTGAAAGGGGGGGGTTAAGGCAAGGCACTTACGGCTCCACAAGTTGTTATCGAGAGTAGCGTCACCGTCGAATCGTGCTCCTGAAGCGAGCGAGGTTGGGTCTCTCTCATATAGTGACATGGTAGGACCAGTGACACTAACAAAATGGCGGAAGATGGTTTGCATGTCATGCCGCCGTAGCTCGGAGGAATGAACATAGTCCATGTACTCTGAAAGGGCATAGTTCTGTGCAAATGCTGAAAAGGTTCTAACTTCGGTGCCTCCTCTTGTGTACGGTTTCAAAACATCTCTATAATCTCGCACAGTAAGCGACTGTGGATCGGGGGATTCATCGTCAGACTCGTCCATGGCAACCTCGTCTTCTatgcctccatgtccgtacTGGGTGCGGTCTGGCCATCCATACCCCCGGTTGGAAGGCATATCACGTTCAAAGGAGGTCCCAAGTTGTTCTTCTCTCGAGTCTTGctcttggccaaggacatTAGGTGGAACTTCGCCGTGGCTGGATCCCATATAATAATTCTGGGCGAGATGAGCAGCGTCCGGTCCTAGAAGAGGGTTCGGGATTGGAGGATAGTTTGATAGCGAACCGTGGCTCGAGTGGACTTGTGTAAACGACATAGGTTGCCTGTGACTGCCATTGAAAGTTGCTGGTCTGGGTGCAATCGGTTGCAGAGAAGCTTGAGAGTTGGCCGGATTTGGGTGAAGTCCGATGGAGGCGCCTTGTTGTCGAGTACCAGGTGGATATACGGTTGGTCCAAAATGGCCATGAGCTGTTCCTAAATTTGCAGGGTCCTTGAAGACAACACGTTGCGTATATCCTTCACATGGTCGTTTGGACTTGATGCAGTTCTTGCATCTTGGCTTAGTTTCGTCGCACTTGATTCGCCTTTTCCGGCAAGCTATTGGGTAAAGTTGGAGAGTTAGGCAAAGAGCTACTTGCTATAGACAAAAAAGGGGGGACTCACTCAGACATCCTGTCTTGGTCCTCTTTTTAACTGCCGGCTTCTTTCCCTTGGCTTCGTCTTCTGTATTGGAATTCTGCTgttgagctggagctggagctgaaCTGGGCTGAGATTGTTTGCTGTCGGGCTGCATACTGCCACCATCTGCCATCATGGACAGTCGACGAGTTCAAAGAACACTAGTCGGCAGGAGGTCGATCTGACTTCGGAGATGACTAGTGCACATGCACTTACATTGCGTATTTGTTGCAGCAAATTAAACCAGTAAAAGTTGTTTTCAAGTTGCCTCCGGAGCTGCAGCGCAGAGCCAGAAATCCAGTGTtggttgaagacggcgtggATCTACTGTGGTGCTGCACAGCAAGTCGTGAAGACGTGCAAACACACAATCGTCATAAAGGCAATAAAGAAGATACAATTCCGAAGCTAGGTTGAAGGAGTAGAATATTCAGCCAAACTCTAAAGCAATAGGAAAAAGAGATTCGAGGAAAAGAACTGCTGAAGAGCGTGAAACGTCTCCGGTGTAACACGAGCACAGGCGGACAGAAAGGCGGTAGATCCGAGGGGAAACCTCAGAGCCTGGGATTGTCTGGCTTTAGGACAGGACAATGATGGCGAGGCGGGACCGGTAACAAGTCAATGATGTCCGAGGTATAGAGACTGACGTCCAAGAAACAAAGACAACTTGACGCCTAAAAGGTTGAAGAGTTGAGCAAGATCAGCCgaggccctcgtcgccccTCTTTCTTCCCCCACGATCTTTGATCTAGTTCTGGGCGGGAAGGTAGCAGGCAGCTGTAGATTCCGGCAATGGAGTAGCAAATCAGATTTTCACCTTGGATTGTCGATACAATTTTACTATTCGGAAGCCAGATACTTCCAAGGGCATGGTGAGGTCTTGCGGCAACACACGCGTTGTGCAGGCGGATGCAGGACAAAGGCGAAGGATGGGAGGGCGCCGGGACCTTTCGACGGGGCCGTATCCTTGTCAGTGTTGTAGACAAGTGAGGCCGATGGCAAATGTCAAGGGCTGCCAAGAGAAGAAACTAGACGTTGGGTCCTCGGGTCCGCACCCGGGATTttggagagaaggaagagcaGATGGAGCAGCAAGATGTTGACCAGACATTGGccacaagaagaaaagcaTCTCTGGTGGGCAAATCGAGAGACCATGAGGGCAACTTTGGAAGGCGGGAAGGAAGAACTggggtccagatgtcccagatgtccagatgtctggtctggtacatggtacggagcactggACTGGATGCTGGGATCAATCGACACAAACCAGACTGGATTGACAAGGCCCATCCGGTGTCAGTTAGTGTTAGTTGACGGGCACCTGGGCGTAGCCGGTTCTATGTTTCCAGTTGACCAACCAGGCTTTAGAAGTCCACCCCCAGGCCCACGACCCCGGCGCCAGCTaatgccttttttttttaagtaaagtacctacttaagtaagtacttgggtaagtacctaggtcTAAGTAAGTAGTCGAGCAAGCGCCAGCATTCCAACATGGAAAGGTCCGGTGCACATGGTCTGGTGGTCAACTGAAGCCTGGTCCAGGGGCTTGAACGGGCTTCTAAAGTTGGCATCTGGGCATCTGCATGTGGGTATTTGGAGCTGGCCTTGAGTATCAACGCCGGTGCGCCCGCCATCCCCTGGAGCTCCTCGGACTTGGCGCCAGCCATTGCACCGTTACCAAGCGTTGCCATGCCCACCCATGTGCAGATGCAT
The DNA window shown above is from Metarhizium brunneum chromosome 1, complete sequence and carries:
- the alp4 gene encoding Spindle pole body component alp4 codes for the protein MASGTARAASRANSYADDRMRSSMPNGSFRSERPDPRAPEASHPEAQYPGMAHKRTASGNPRPVNRSISTQERRYEERRVTERTFEAHVDRILKRNPSPEKQHRRSATGERREGEVRKQKSTEFRPRDSQSDASQAPWDPEATLLPHTSAPLASRISIPPAASTVPQAPQPKSLNELTLEIQEAAIVEDLLFVFMGYEGQYIRFAKGYDPTEERDRLTGPGFKISPGLDPSLADLTRTMLKMATYYSALEAFVDVQSRVEFGAVNHALCASIRKFLQDYLIMIAQLETQFLTSESFTVHVLNIHTMPTCQMMHQLYLLAHELLKKNGIVDDETEDEDDEIENDDAMIERLREGGELIPGNMTSKKICKGGVVLGLITMRLERMSGDPAARALLTSLLRDASRPYMVMLNEWLHHGSIYDPHSEFVIEERKSINRERLYEDYTDEYWDRRYTIREKDIPPQLQGVKDKVLLAGKYLNVVRECGGAAASKVVTDVPTTFDDPRFLENVNNAYAHANKSLMQLLLTTHALPARLQSLKHYFFLDPSDYFSYFLELGSSELRKPVKNVNTSKLQSLLDLVLRQPGSIVSLDPFKEDVKVEMNDVTLIKSLQRVVNIRGIEQGEPLQPVANQHIEKDKNATGFTSLQIDYSVPFPVSLVISRRTIWRYQSLFRYLLSLRYLESQLSTTWQTQTRGVSWAHKGQNRALELWKRRAWTLRARMLVFVQQLLYFCTAEVIEPNWTKFMSRLSAKDGDPTKPSAPTRTVDELMQDHVDFLDTCLKECMLTNSKLLRIHSKLMQTCTIFAAYTKWLTQELEKSDPDLSCTTKPKTMTVDQWNRFQATKAASRPQPDSSSAPTDPESRVNNLSEIIKKWENNFSRHLQILLDALNFYAATETVVLLSLCARLSTANQGTEFAGRGQDEDIG